One Halalkalicoccus subterraneus genomic window carries:
- a CDS encoding AMP-binding protein: MTRDIDSWYCDLAYDSYEDARETFEWNRPEDYNLAYDLLRKHPDLDAPALFQVDFDGRRETYTFRDLDRLSNWVANALESRGIERGDRIGVVVPQKPENALTHLACWKIGAISLPLSPLFGPEALGHRLEDSGAKAVVADTSVRETVAEVEGDCPALEHIVVVDDSGDDSVASFESLLAEGSEEYAIAETDAETPAIIMYTSGSTGPPKGVLHSHGVWVGHCPAFSMYFELDVDGTYWTPADWAWIGALGDLLFPAWHYGQQVVGKAMGKFDPEEAFSIMEEFSVTGAFLPPTAIRMMMDVDSDRYDLSIEAICSGGEPLTPEILNWADEVLGDVPVNELYGQTEANLLVTNCREWFPARAGSMGKPVPGHDVRVIDSETGEELPVGEVGEIAVRRKGDPVVFNEYWNRPEKTDKARVGPWHCTGDLGYADEEGYLWFKSRDDDLIITSGYRVGPREVEEVLLDHEAVAQVGVVGIPDETRGEIVKAFVQPVGEGSETLREGLQELVRDRLAKYEYPREIEFRDELPQTTTGKIRRKDLTD, encoded by the coding sequence CCCGAGGACTACAACCTCGCCTATGATCTGCTGCGGAAACACCCCGATCTCGACGCGCCGGCGCTCTTCCAGGTCGATTTCGATGGCCGCCGGGAGACCTACACCTTTCGTGACCTCGATCGGCTCTCGAACTGGGTCGCGAACGCGCTCGAATCGCGGGGGATCGAACGTGGCGACCGGATAGGCGTGGTCGTCCCCCAGAAACCCGAAAACGCCCTCACACACCTCGCCTGCTGGAAGATCGGCGCGATCTCGCTGCCGCTTTCTCCTTTGTTCGGTCCCGAGGCGCTCGGCCACCGACTCGAAGACAGCGGCGCGAAGGCAGTGGTCGCCGACACCTCGGTTCGGGAGACCGTCGCCGAAGTCGAAGGCGACTGTCCCGCACTTGAACACATCGTTGTCGTCGACGACTCTGGAGACGACTCCGTCGCATCGTTCGAGTCGCTTCTCGCCGAGGGCTCTGAGGAGTACGCGATCGCCGAGACGGACGCCGAGACGCCCGCGATAATCATGTACACGAGCGGATCGACCGGCCCGCCGAAGGGCGTTCTCCATTCGCATGGCGTGTGGGTGGGCCACTGTCCGGCGTTCTCGATGTACTTCGAACTCGATGTCGATGGAACGTACTGGACGCCCGCCGACTGGGCATGGATCGGCGCGCTCGGCGATCTCCTCTTTCCGGCGTGGCACTACGGCCAGCAGGTCGTGGGCAAAGCGATGGGAAAATTCGATCCCGAAGAGGCGTTCTCGATCATGGAGGAGTTCTCGGTTACGGGAGCGTTCCTCCCGCCGACGGCGATTCGCATGATGATGGACGTCGATTCCGATAGATATGACCTCTCGATCGAGGCGATCTGCTCGGGCGGCGAACCCCTGACCCCCGAAATTCTGAACTGGGCTGACGAGGTGCTCGGCGACGTGCCGGTCAACGAACTCTACGGCCAGACCGAGGCGAACCTGCTCGTGACGAACTGTCGCGAGTGGTTCCCCGCACGGGCCGGCAGCATGGGCAAACCGGTGCCGGGCCACGACGTCCGGGTGATCGATTCGGAGACGGGCGAGGAGCTACCCGTAGGAGAGGTCGGCGAGATCGCCGTGCGCCGCAAGGGCGACCCCGTCGTCTTCAACGAGTACTGGAACCGACCCGAAAAAACCGATAAGGCCCGCGTCGGCCCGTGGCACTGCACGGGCGACCTCGGCTACGCCGACGAGGAGGGCTATCTGTGGTTCAAGTCGCGCGACGACGACCTGATCATCACCAGCGGGTATCGCGTGGGTCCTCGCGAGGTCGAGGAGGTGCTGTTGGATCACGAGGCGGTCGCACAGGTCGGCGTGGTCGGTATCCCTGATGAAACCCGCGGCGAGATCGTCAAAGCGTTCGTCCAACCGGTTGGGGAAGGGTCCGAAACGCTCCGCGAGGGGCTACAGGAGCTCGTCCGCGATCGACTCGCCAAATACGAGTACCCTCGCGAGATCGAGTTCCGCGATGAACTCCCACAGACCACGACCGGCAAGATCAGGCGGAAGGACCTGACCGACTGA